A window of Triplophysa dalaica isolate WHDGS20190420 chromosome 12, ASM1584641v1, whole genome shotgun sequence genomic DNA:
GAGGACAACGCCATCCGCGGCGGAAAGAAAGCCTCCAAAATGAAAGTAAGAGACGGGTTATGCTATCGTTAGAAATGAAGTTTTGTGATGACGTGCCCTTGTCTTATCTGTCTGTGTGGTTCTTCTCGGTCTGAAATTTTCCCTTACGTTTACAGAAAGAGGCTTCTGTGAAGTTCCACGTGCTGTTAACATCTTATGAGCTAATTACGATCGATCAAGCCATCCTGGGCTCCATTGACTGGGCTTGTCTAGTTGTGGATGAAGCCCACAGGCTGAAAAACAACCAGTCAAAGGTAAGCTATGTTTCACATCAGAAATGTAATACTAAGAACGGACGTTGAAAGTTTAACAATACGTCACCCTCCACAAAACATATCTGACAAACCAGCAGAATTTTACAGCCCAGTCATGGATGCAAAATGAACACGGTCTCGTGTTTTTCCTCAGTTCTTTCGTGTGTTGAATAATTACCCGCTCCAGCACAAGCTGCTGTTGACAGGCACTCCTTTACAAAACAACCTGGAGGAGCTCTTCCATCTTCTCAACTTCCTCACGCCTGAGAGATttaagtgagtgtgtgtgtgttttctggatAAATGTGTGTGAAATGCATGTTTGCGTTCTCTGAAGAAGGTCAGGTCATCAGTACTTGCTGTGTGTGCGTTTCAGTAACCTGGATGGCTTCTTGGAGGAGTTTGCTGACATAGCTAAAGAAGACCAGATTAAGAAACTGCACGACATGTTGGGTCCACACATGCTCAGGCGACTCAAAGCTGACGTCTTTAAACACATGCCCTCCAAGACCGAGCTCATCGTGAGGGTGGAGCTCAGCTCAATGCAGAAGTAAGAGATAAACTCAGCTTCATTATACTGTACGTCATCGTTTTGTtgatttctgtatttatttactacTTTTTTTCTAATTCCTTATCAAACTCAAACCGTTATATAAacgtttaaaggaatagttcagccaaaaataaaaataatgtcataatttattcaccttcatgtacTTTAAATATGTAGAAgatacaaaagatattttgagaaatatcttggtggttttgtgtccgtaccaTGAAAGTAAATTTGGGCCAATGTTGTTcgtttaccaactttcttcaaaatactgtgttctacagaaggttcggaatgatgaaaaaaatatcatttttgatgaattatccctttaaatgtaatgAAGAAAAGCCTACAGGTATTGAAGGCCTTCTACTTGAATCTTAATTCAATGTTTATTGTTCTGCAACAGGAAGTACTACAAGTATATCCTGACACGCAACTTTGAAGCTTTGAACACTCGTGGTGGCGGAAACCAGGTGTCTCTGCTCAATGTGGTTATGGACCTGAAGAAGTGCTGTAACCACCCCTACCTCTTCCCTACAGCTGCTAATGTAGGATGTCACTCGCATATTCTCCTCCATAGTACCAGTTTACATTGACAACGATaggaaacattaaaaatgaaaattctttggtTGGTTTGTACAGGAAGCTCCTAAAATGCCCAATGGCATGTATGATGGTGGTGCCCTCACAAAGTCTTCTGGGAAGCTGTTTCTTCTGTGTAAGATGCTGAAGAAACTAAAGGAGGGTGGACATAGAGTGCTTATATTCTCACAGGTACGAACGCATAccagaaacaaacacagaacacaaatactaacgaaaacattttgaaattccATATCTTATATAAATTGACTTGCTTCTACATGCTTGGTTGTAGATGACAAAAATGTTGGACTTACTGGAAGATTTCCTTGAAAACGAGGGATACAAGTATGAGAGGATAGACGGAGGTGTGACTGGAGGGATGAGACAGGAAGCCATTGATCGGTTTAATGGTGAGGAAAGATGCCACCCATTTCGGTTTTTACTAGATTACTGTTATAGGAACAGTTCAGCTATTAATGATGACCAAATGTTGTGTTCTTCTAAACCTGCATTACATTATTTCTACTGTTTAACACAACACATTATAAAGAAAATCTCTTTCTCTTAAGTTTCCCTAATATACCAATTTTCTTACTTTAGCTCCTGGGGCTCCACAGTTTGTTTTCCTCCTGTCCACCAGAGCAGGTGGTTTGGGCATCAATTTGGCAACCGCTGACACCGTCATCATCTATGACTCTGACTGGAACCCACACAACGATATTCAGGTAGAGATGTCATGAAATGCCCAATTCATCGGCCGTCTCTCTAAAAGTCCCTTTTCGTCCACCGTTACATCTAAAAGTTTCTTGTATGATTTATTGTGCTGTTTTGTGTCACGTCTATGTGCATATCAAGATTTGAATTGCCTTGCTGAAATTGCATCATTTTTTGTAACATTGTTCTTAGGCATTTAGCAGAGCGCATCGTATCGGGCAGAATAGGAAGGTGATGATCTATCGGTTTGTCACAAAAGCATCTGTGGAGGAGAGAATCACGCAGGTAGGAAGTCATGTTCATTCCTACATACAATAAACAGTGCACATCAAAGACAAGATGAAAAGATGTCACtataaaatcacaaatacaGAATTGATGTATATAGTAgtacagtaaacaaacaaagtatGTCTGGCAAAGTCATTAACTCGGAGCTATCAAACTCTCTTTCCTGTGATTCATAGGTGGCAAAGAAGAAGATGATGTTGACCCACCTGGTGGTGCGGCCAGGTTTGGGCTCCAAGGCTGGATCCATGTCCAAACAGGAATTGGACGACATCTTGAAGTTTGGCACGGAGGAGCTTTTTAAAGATGAGATCTTAGAAGGTAAAGGTATATTTCGACATGAAATAGCGAAGAAGTTTTCTCAGATGAAAAAAGTGATataagttttaaaatatttgttttcttctaTACTAGCTATGACCACAGGCCGACCACAACGTATGTTATCAATTACTATTTTTCTAAAAGTGACATCTCAAAACCTAAATCATTCTTGTTGAACCTGGCTGAACATACAAAAACTCACCTCCAAAaaaaatgactctttctttctgtctcatCCAGGCGACAATAAAGAAGAGGACAGCTGTGTGATCCACTATGATGACAAAGCAATCGATCGATTGTTGGACAGGAACCAAGATGCAACGGATGACACTGAGCTGCAGAGCATGAATGAATATCTCAGCTCCTTTAAAGTGGCTCAGTATGTTGTGaaagatgaagatgaggaggTGAGCCGGTGACTTGTTTGAATGTGATGTCACTTGTTTGTGTCACCTGTATAGTTTTTACAGCACATGTGGTGTGTTTCCCAGGAGGAGGATGTGGATAGGGAGATCATTAAGCAGGAGGAGAGTGTCGATCCGGATTACTGGGAGAAACTATTGCGGCATCATTATGAGCAGCAGCAGGAGGATCTGGCGCGTCACCTGGGCAAAGGCAAACGCCCACGCAAACCCGTCAACTACAACGACTGTTCACAGGAGGACAGAGGTAGTAGACGGGGTACAGATGCACTTTTAAAGCTTTCCTTTGTCGCCCTTTacctgtgtgtgcatgtggtgAACAATGTGTCGTGGAGTGTCTGGTTTCGAAATGTGAGGAGAACTAATGTGTCCATCTTTGCTAAACATGATCACATTCAGTGGTTTTAATGAACGATTTATACCGAGTTTTGCTTGAGAGTTTTGTAAgtgatgttaaaaaataatataacgTGTTTCAAATAATCCGATTCACATCTGAGTGAATGTTGAGGTGTTTGGAAGGTGTCTGCATTAATTCAGTCGTGTTTTTCTCCTCCaatcaaatatttgtgttgttaAGTCAACTAAACCACTCGCTGGCTATTTATGTTAGGAGATTGGCAGGATGATCAGTCTGATAACCAGTCAGATTACTCGGTGGCTTCAGAAGAGAATGATGAGGACTTTGATGAACGATCTGAAGGTGAGATACACTACACATATGCAGCGTTAACGTTAAATCGTCGATATATGAGACATTATTATACAGTTGCTTATTTGTATTGTCACGGGTGTTTGTCTTGTTAGCTAACTCAAGAAGGCCCAGTCGCAAAGGCTTGAGAAACGATAAAGACAAACCACTGCCGCCCTTGCTGGCCAGAGTTGGAGGCAACATTGAGGTTCAACTCAAATTACcttaaaacttttttcattaGTTTCTCCCTTCATGTAGTACAAAAATCCTTAAAAAGTCTTTCTCCTCATTAGGTGTTGGGTTTCAATGCCCGTCAGAGGAAGGCATTCCTGAATGCAGTGATGCGTTATGGGATGCCGCCACAGGATGCGTTCACCACCCAATGGCTTGTTCGAGACCTGCGGGGCAAGTCAGAGAAAGAGTTTAAGTAAGTCTTGAAGAGTTTGTGTGCGTGTACATTAGCATTAGATGAACTTGCGGTTTTAATGCATTCACTGTCTTTCTCAGGGCGTATGTGTCCCTATTTATGCGTCACCTGTGTGAGCCGGGTGCAGACGGGGCAGAAACCTTCGCTGACGGTGTGCCACGGGAAGGCCTGTCACGACAACACGTTCTCACGCGCATAGGTGTGATGTCACTGATTCGCAAGAAGGTGAGCGATGCTTTATATAGATTTCTGTTGTGATTGCGTCCTTTCTGACTGTTCTAAGCTGTGATTCGCTGTTTGGAACAGGTACAAGAATTTGAGCATGTCAATGGTCAGTGGTCAATGCCCTGGATGAAAGAACTGGAGGAAAACAAGAGAGCGGCAGCCATCGCGGCGGGAGAGGATCCAAAAACGCCTTCTTCTGGAACACCTGCTGATACTCAGCCCAACACACCAGCAGGAGGTAACAAGATGCTCAGAACTTGATTAATAGTTCATACATAAACCAACTTGCAGTTTACTTAAACCCAAAGtgagttaaaggtccagtttgtgATATTCAGCGGCATATAGCCAACTATATATATAGCGAATGCAACTCGGTCCACTGCTCACCCCTCTCATTCAAAGCTCTACGGCTGACAAAGGActaacatgttttcatgttttcacttctttggcGCAGGAGATAACACGctgtgtagagcagtttgtccgtttagggctactgtagaaagaaCATGGGTATTACATGCAAGGGGACTCAcggtatatgtagatagaaatagcttattcaaggtcataaaaacatagCGCTTCATTATCTAAGgtgtttatacacctctaaagacatagttatgtatattcgTAGATCCTCCTTAATAtcacacattgcacctttaaagtAGATGCAGAGAATGTGTTGTTATTTCACATTATAGATATGTATACAAATTGGTATtggaacaaatcatttatttagttttaatcaGATTCTCGTTTACTCAAACAGAAGATCTTTCCAAGAGTGAAGAAGCAGTCAAAGAGCCGGAGGAGAAGACCGAAGCAGACCGAGAGAGGGAAATGAAAGGCTCCAGACAGGAGGATGAGGTACAGTACGGGTTATTTACAGCTACGCTCTTTCACTTCACCTTCTTGTTTCTCTTCTCTGTGTCTAAAGTTCATCGGTAAACACCTGCTTTACTTTTTCTGTCTTGGTGTCTCACTCTCGATCTCTGCCTTTCTCACAGATCATTGAGATTCCTGATGAAGGTGAGAAATCCCCCAGTCCACCAAAGAAAGAGGAGAAAACGGAGGCCGTATCTCCGTCGAGGGAGAAGGACGGAGGGAgcagagagggagaaagagagaaagacgaGAGTTCAGAGGCCACAAGCAGCACAGACAAAACCAAAGGTGAGCGAATTCAATGAGAACAATCTCTTATTTCTGTCTCGCTTTTATGACTGATATATTGACTTCCACTTCAGCAGTTCAATGTACAAATTCTATCAATGTTCATATTAAGATGTCTGGTTCAGCGATTGGCTCATGCAGACTTCcctcttcttcttttttcaGATGAATCTTCTGATGAGAAAATGGACACCAGCTCAGCTAGAGAAGAGAAGAAAGGTACAATACACCCAGGTTTATGTCATACTAGAAGTCAGCCcagtttcattctgtgaatcaTATTCCTCGTCCTTTTCTCAGAGCTGAAAGAGGAGAAGGATGGAGTGAAATCAGAAGAATCCACTAAGCTGCAAAATGGAGACAATGCCAAAGAGACGAGCGGAGGAGGGGATGGAGTGAGTGAAGAGAAGAAGAAAGCAGTGAAGCAGAGGTTCATGTTTAACATCGCAGATGGCGGTTTCACAGGTACACTGGgaatttactgtgtgtgtgtgtgtgtgtgcgtttgtgtataTGAATCAATgaattctctgtctgtctctccagAGCTTCACTCACTCTGGCAGAATGAAGAGCGAGCTGCCACGGTCACCAAGAAAACGTATGAGATCTGGCATCGTCGCCATGACTACTGGCTGCTGGCCGGTATCATACAGTATCCTTAAAGTTACAGTTATAGAACTGTTTGTTATGGGATGTTCGGGATCTTGATTCTATTTGAAgtcttttaatgtttcattcTCAATCAAACCTCTGACCTGGGGTGCTTTATGGAGCTCCTACATATGCTTGGcactttttcactttttgtgtttgtagtttttaaagaaataaatacactggcgcaatttgtattgttttcaaaaCTTGATATTTAGATAATTATGTGCATTTGGGTCAGATTTTGTCAAGCGTtttgtgtaaacttttgccTCCCTGTGTACAATCTAAACTGCTATAGAATAATATTAGTTTTGGCTATTTATTCTGTGGATGAACATAAGAAGCTGTTTGTGTTATGCCCTTCACCTCTGTACGACCAGCCACGGCTACGCTCGCTGGCAAGATGTGCAAAATGACCCGAGGTTCGCCATCCTCAACGAACCCTTTAAAGGAGAGATGAGCCGCGGAAACTTCCTCGAGATTAAAAACAAGTTTCTTGCTCGAAGGTTTAAGGTTAGAGACGCATCAAATATAGTAAATATTCACACAACATCATTTAATACTTATTTTGTAGCATATCTGGTACAATAAAATGAAGGGTAAAAAACTAAATGCACAAATGATGAAGAATTTCagttgtataaaaaatgtcatacaatGGGGATGGAGTGTTTATACAAAATATGGGATTGACAAAATACACCATTtatctctgtctgtgtgcagCTGTTGGAACAGGCTCTGGTGATCGAGGAGCAGCTCAGACGCGCTGCATATCTGAACATGACCGAGGACCCATCTCACCCCTCCATGGCGCTCAACACACGCTTCAGTGAGGTGGAGTGTCTGGCGGAGTCACACCAACACCTCAGCAAAGAATCAATGTCAGGAAACAAGCCCGCTAATGCAGTACTGCACAAAGGTACACAAAGCTTCCTGCTTTAGATAGTTCAGAAACATGGCACTGCACATTTGTGTCCTAAATGACATACTGTACACGGTGCATAGTTTGTGGTAGAATGGTCTCGAATGCATACTGTAACAATGTGAGTCAATGAAAATCCATTTGTACCTTGTGCTTTTGATCTCAGTGTTAATCTGGTTTGCCCAACATGACCGGTTTTGTCACCATCAGACTGAGCAAAATGGAAGATTGGCAGTGTTTTGGGTCCACAAGACTAAATTTACAACCGCTGTGCTAAAGTAGACAAAAAGTAACCGTATGTAGATTGTAAACTTTAACACCCCGAAGAAGCGTGTTACTAACACATCACTGCTCAATGTCACACAATTACAAACATCACTTGATACCTCACCACATGTTGCTGTACTATTATAGCCAGTATTTGAAGTAGTGATCTGTAGAGGGACAGACGATGAATTAACTCATTTAAAATCCATAATAATAGAGATTTTTACACATGAAATGATTTTATCACTGGTTTGTCAGTTCTGAAACAACTGGAGGAGCTGCTCAGCGACATGAAGGCCGACGTCACGCGTCTCCCTGCAACCATCGCTCGGATACCGCCTGTCGCTGTGAGGCTACAGATGTCTGAGAGAAGCATTCTTAGCCGGCTAGCCAGCCGAGGGTCGGAAGTCACACAGATGCAGGCGCCACGTTGATGTCCTCCGGATGAAATATTCAGCCCTACCTCCCATTACTTCAGTCATGATGAGGAATCACatgacatatttacatacagcaCACATGCAGACATACACCTGGGTCAGGTGATCAAATgctttgtgtatatatatatatacatatataaaaacaaggtCAAGCTGCTCCATCAGTTGGGGAGTGGAGTGGTCTCTAGCTAGCACACTGTGGCTCCCTTAAATTTCCTGTAAACTCCTATAGATGTAGAGTCATTCCATCTCTTCCAGTAGGATTCATTGGGCACACACACCTGATGACCTTAGAggtcatttcaagcctgttgAAATACACAGAACTCGGATCATTCGCCAATCCATTTCAGGTTTTTCAGGTCACTTTTAAACTTGTAGTCTAAACAGGGCCGGGTTAAAACATCGGTGTGGATTCTGCCTTGAATGGATTGGAGTGAAAGCTTTGAGAGATCTTTGCAGTGGAAACCCTTTCCTCCTCAGGTGTGCATTCTTTTGTCACTCACACTAGTTGAATCCCTGTTTTCTGCACCAATCTGTTTGAGCTCGAAAACGTGATGCGGTTTTCATCTGTACAGTCATCTGTTTGACACGGATTAAAGGGTTTTCGCAGATGTCAACGCATACCAACTCTTATGATAAGGCCATCAAATGACCTTTCATTCCTGTAgatgtaaagaaatgtataaaaatgttcatCATGAAAATTGTTCAAATTCACTTTGTTCCATGTTCAACATTGTTTCTgaattaattttgtgttttaaaagcatGCATTCTAAGACCTGACTCCTGAATGATGTAATATGAAGTTCCCGAAGAcagattttctttataatttaatgTCTAACTTTACACTTTTAAGAGTTTTGAATATCTCACTTTGTAATGATCACCGTTATCCTGTTGTTATGTCTTTTCTTTCAGTTATTCAGACCTGCAATAAAAAGGTAACACATTGTGATATggagtttgtttatttagacAGCTATAAAGTGTGttctcttaaaaaaattatgattatgtttccaaaaaaattgtataaataacGAAAAAATCTTGGGAATAAAATCTTCTAATTTTGgttgttaagattttaattCCTTTCTTTGAGTAATCGaacaaattattaagtaaatccaACTAAATTGTATTGTGTTAAACTCATTAAAATCGGTCAAATTAAAttgacatatttattttgtgttgagactacataaataatttttgttgatataactACCTTGGCAGTTTATCCGTAGTTCCCAGCATGTTTAGTATCTGACTGCATTAGAagattcattttaaagattaactgtcattttaagtgtttttcctaGGCTGAGGGAGGCAGCATAGTAGTCATTATGAAGTGTGTTGTTTCACTTATTGATCAGTAACCATGCTAAAGCCAGTACAGAGACCACCAGTCTCTTCTTACTTGACAATTTATCTTGTAAAAAcagtttatatttcaatatgaaaataAGTGATCCGTGAAGACAAATTTTTGTTCAGTATAatctttttgtttgcttttagtaacatttacttttaacaAATACTACATGTATTTAATAAGTATAATTTACTTAATTCCGGTTAGTAAGTTGTACTTGAATAATAGCAGCAAATTTTACccaatttttttgcaaattgtTACGAGGAttttcagtgttaaaaaaagCTTCAAACC
This region includes:
- the chd4b gene encoding chromodomain-helicase-DNA-binding protein 4 isoform X2, encoding MSGSEVDREHFGPARDDEDEPISEPETPKSKKKKKAKKSRESRSSKRQKVLREEIPVSSPEAMEAIRMVAGEEEEDSMMRSESEGSDYAPSKKKKKRSSSSKERKKGGSAGEKAGCSSGGKSKRKDPEPEEEDDDDDDDDGQEPKSSSQLLADWGMKDIDYSFTQEDYTSLTNYKAFSQFVRPLIAAKNPKIPVSKMMMVLGAKWREFSTNNPMRGSASANAALAAANVAAAVESMVTRVDGGGAAPMAPPTPIAAPAAPPPPPAPPAVPLRKAKTKEGKGPNARRKSKPTPKPQDKKSKAKKVAPLKIKLGNFKRKRSSSGEEDEGESDFDSFSVSDGSNSRASRSKSKKSKSSKKKKKLDEDADGYETDHQDYCEVCQQGGEIILCDTCPRAYHMVCLDPDMERAPEGTWSCPHCEKEGIQWEAREESSEGEEENDDGRRDEGEVEEEDDHHMEFCRVCKDGGELLCCDTCPSSYHLHCLNPPFPDIPNGEWICPRCLSAPLKGKVQKVLTWRWGEAPPPMPVPRPADLPANAPDPPPMIGRKEREFFVKWCNMSYWHCSWVQELQLELNCQVMFRNYQRKTDMEEPPNLELGAEGDEDKSTKRKNKDPVYARMEDQFGRFGVKLEWLLIHRVLNHSVDKKNNVHYLVKWRDLPYDQSCWESEDMDIPDYETYKQQYWNHRELMLGDEGRPGKKMKKVKVKRVDRPPVNPVVDPTIKFDRQPEYLDATGGTLHPYQLEGLNWLRFSWAQGTDTILADEMGLGKTVQTAVFLYSLYKEGHSKGPFLVSAPLSTIINWEREFEMWAPDMYVVTYVGDKDSRAVIRENEFSFEDNAIRGGKKASKMKKEASVKFHVLLTSYELITIDQAILGSIDWACLVVDEAHRLKNNQSKFFRVLNNYPLQHKLLLTGTPLQNNLEELFHLLNFLTPERFNNLDGFLEEFADIAKEDQIKKLHDMLGPHMLRRLKADVFKHMPSKTELIVRVELSSMQKKYYKYILTRNFEALNTRGGGNQVSLLNVVMDLKKCCNHPYLFPTAANEAPKMPNGMYDGGALTKSSGKLFLLCKMLKKLKEGGHRVLIFSQMTKMLDLLEDFLENEGYKYERIDGGVTGGMRQEAIDRFNAPGAPQFVFLLSTRAGGLGINLATADTVIIYDSDWNPHNDIQAFSRAHRIGQNRKVMIYRFVTKASVEERITQVAKKKMMLTHLVVRPGLGSKAGSMSKQELDDILKFGTEELFKDEILEAMTTGRPQRDNKEEDSCVIHYDDKAIDRLLDRNQDATDDTELQSMNEYLSSFKVAQYVVKDEDEEEEDVDREIIKQEESVDPDYWEKLLRHHYEQQQEDLARHLGKGKRPRKPVNYNDCSQEDRGDWQDDQSDNQSDYSVASEENDEDFDERSEANSRRPSRKGLRNDKDKPLPPLLARVGGNIEVLGFNARQRKAFLNAVMRYGMPPQDAFTTQWLVRDLRGKSEKEFKAYVSLFMRHLCEPGADGAETFADGVPREGLSRQHVLTRIGVMSLIRKKVQEFEHVNGQWSMPWMKELEENKRAAAIAAGEDPKTPSSGTPADTQPNTPAGEDLSKSEEAVKEPEEKTEADREREMKGSRQEDEIIEIPDEGEKSPSPPKKEEKTEAVSPSREKDGGSREGEREKDESSEATSSTDKTKDESSDEKMDTSSAREEKKELKEEKDGVKSEESTKLQNGDNAKETSGGGDGVSEEKKKAVKQRFMFNIADGGFTELHSLWQNEERAATVTKKTYEIWHRRHDYWLLAGIIHHGYARWQDVQNDPRFAILNEPFKGEMSRGNFLEIKNKFLARRFKLLEQALVIEEQLRRAAYLNMTEDPSHPSMALNTRFSEVECLAESHQHLSKESMSGNKPANAVLHKVLKQLEELLSDMKADVTRLPATIARIPPVAVRLQMSERSILSRLASRGSEVTQMQAPR
- the chd4b gene encoding chromodomain-helicase-DNA-binding protein 4 isoform X1, with translation MSGSEVDREHFGPARDDEDEPISEPETPKSKKKKKAKKSRESRSSKRQKVLREEIPVSSPEAMEAIRMVAGEEEEDSMMRSESEGSDYAPSKKKKKRSSSSKERKKGGSAGEKAGCSSGGKSKRKDPEPEEEDDDDDDDDGQEPKSSSQLLADWGMKDIDYSFTQEDYTSLTNYKAFSQFVRPLIAAKNPKIPVSKMMMVLGAKWREFSTNNPMRGSASANAALAAANVAAAVESMVTRVDGGGAAPMAPPTPIAAPAAPPPPPAPPAVPLRKAKTKEGKGPNARRKSKPTPKPQDKKSKAKKVAPLKIKLGNFKRKRSSSGEEDEGESDFDSFSVSDGSNSRASRSKSKKSKSSKKKKKLDEDADGYETDHQDYCEVCQQGGEIILCDTCPRAYHMVCLDPDMERAPEGTWSCPHCEKEGIQWEAREESSEGEEENDDGRRDEGEVEEEDDHHMEFCRVCKDGGELLCCDTCPSSYHLHCLNPPFPDIPNGEWICPRCLSAPLKGKVQKVLTWRWGEAPPPMPVPRPADLPANAPDPPPMIGRKEREFFVKWCNMSYWHCSWVQELQLELNCQVMFRNYQRKTDMEEPPNLELGAEGDEDKSTKRKNKDPVYARMEDQFGRFGVKLEWLLIHRVLNHSVDKKNNVHYLVKWRDLPYDQSCWESEDMDIPDYETYKQQYWNHRELMLGDEGRPGKKMKKVKVKRVDRPPVNPVVDPTIKFDRQPEYLDATGGTLHPYQLEGLNWLRFSWAQGTDTILADEMGLGKTVQTAVFLYSLYKEGHSKGPFLVSAPLSTIINWEREFEMWAPDMYVVTYVGDKDSRAVIRENEFSFEDNAIRGGKKASKMKKEASVKFHVLLTSYELITIDQAILGSIDWACLVVDEAHRLKNNQSKFFRVLNNYPLQHKLLLTGTPLQNNLEELFHLLNFLTPERFNNLDGFLEEFADIAKEDQIKKLHDMLGPHMLRRLKADVFKHMPSKTELIVRVELSSMQKKYYKYILTRNFEALNTRGGGNQVSLLNVVMDLKKCCNHPYLFPTAANEAPKMPNGMYDGGALTKSSGKLFLLCKMLKKLKEGGHRVLIFSQMTKMLDLLEDFLENEGYKYERIDGGVTGGMRQEAIDRFNAPGAPQFVFLLSTRAGGLGINLATADTVIIYDSDWNPHNDIQAFSRAHRIGQNRKVMIYRFVTKASVEERITQVAKKKMMLTHLVVRPGLGSKAGSMSKQELDDILKFGTEELFKDEILEAMTTGRPQRDNKEEDSCVIHYDDKAIDRLLDRNQDATDDTELQSMNEYLSSFKVAQYVVKDEDEEEEDVDREIIKQEESVDPDYWEKLLRHHYEQQQEDLARHLGKGKRPRKPVNYNDCSQEDRGSRRGDWQDDQSDNQSDYSVASEENDEDFDERSEANSRRPSRKGLRNDKDKPLPPLLARVGGNIEVLGFNARQRKAFLNAVMRYGMPPQDAFTTQWLVRDLRGKSEKEFKAYVSLFMRHLCEPGADGAETFADGVPREGLSRQHVLTRIGVMSLIRKKVQEFEHVNGQWSMPWMKELEENKRAAAIAAGEDPKTPSSGTPADTQPNTPAGEDLSKSEEAVKEPEEKTEADREREMKGSRQEDEIIEIPDEGEKSPSPPKKEEKTEAVSPSREKDGGSREGEREKDESSEATSSTDKTKDESSDEKMDTSSAREEKKELKEEKDGVKSEESTKLQNGDNAKETSGGGDGVSEEKKKAVKQRFMFNIADGGFTELHSLWQNEERAATVTKKTYEIWHRRHDYWLLAGIIHHGYARWQDVQNDPRFAILNEPFKGEMSRGNFLEIKNKFLARRFKLLEQALVIEEQLRRAAYLNMTEDPSHPSMALNTRFSEVECLAESHQHLSKESMSGNKPANAVLHKVLKQLEELLSDMKADVTRLPATIARIPPVAVRLQMSERSILSRLASRGSEVTQMQAPR